A stretch of Nitrospirota bacterium DNA encodes these proteins:
- a CDS encoding VOC family protein, which produces MESMHDFDAILRRGEVPEWRDVLDPGFCKKMGLNSIWQYGIAVRDMQEAINVLSPAGFGPFLELKGRVWPWDERGQPRTFRGHIALAQRNGYEVELLGAGEGSTFYSDAIDAGGRFILHHVGVLDHHVDEREREFILAGFPTAVRGQVRVAGPALYVDFAYIDCRSEIGLYVEFIDYRLFGIPWRPLPAANRLLARIQKQLTRRGS; this is translated from the coding sequence ATGGAATCTATGCATGATTTCGATGCGATCTTGCGTCGGGGCGAGGTGCCCGAATGGAGAGATGTTCTGGACCCCGGTTTCTGCAAGAAAATGGGGCTCAATTCCATCTGGCAATACGGAATTGCAGTCAGGGATATGCAAGAGGCGATCAACGTGCTCTCTCCGGCAGGATTCGGCCCCTTCCTGGAACTCAAAGGCAGGGTGTGGCCGTGGGACGAGCGCGGTCAACCCCGAACCTTCCGCGGCCACATCGCCTTGGCGCAGAGGAATGGGTATGAGGTGGAACTTCTCGGGGCAGGCGAGGGATCCACTTTCTACTCGGACGCCATCGATGCGGGGGGCCGATTCATTCTGCATCACGTAGGCGTCCTGGATCACCATGTCGATGAAAGGGAGCGGGAGTTCATTCTCGCAGGCTTTCCCACAGCGGTTCGCGGGCAAGTCCGCGTGGCGGGTCCTGCCCTCTATGTGGATTTTGCGTACATCGACTGTCGAAGCGAGATCGGTCTGTACGTGGAGTTTATCGACTACCGGCTCTTTGGAATTCCCTGGCGCCCTCTGCCCGCCGCGAACCGTCTCCTCGCCCGGATTCAGAAGCAATTGACCCGACGGGGCTCGTAA